In a genomic window of Saccharothrix sp. HUAS TT1:
- a CDS encoding glycoside hydrolase family 2 protein has translation MIRTTLHDGWRLSAVGGPVPAAVADREVPAVVPGSTHLDLLAAGLIPEPYLDTNETELAWMHRADWRYALTFEAEAAGGGEKVELAFDGLDTVATVELNGHVLGRTANMFRSYRFDVRGHLRDGANELVVTFRSALAHAEEQEEALGRRDRAYPHPMNAVRKMACSFGWDWGPDLQTAGIWKPVRLERWTEARLAQVRPLVTVDEDGTGRVEVHVAVDRAAADADLTAIATVDGVERRVRVEGDSAVVTVEVPRVDLWWPVGYGDHPLYDLHVVLQSGGEDVDGAERRIGFRTITVDTEPDEIGAPFTFVVNGKPVFAKGANWIPDDHFLTRVTRDRLVRRVEQALDANMNMLRIWGGGIYETEDFYDVCDERGVLVWQDFLFACAAYAEESPLWEEVEAEARENVARLTSHASLALWNGNNENLWGFADWGWQEQLRGRSWGLRYYTELLPSIVAELDPTRHYSPGSPYSPGDLHPNEDTHGTRHEWEVWNRVDYAHYRDATPRFCSEFGFQGPPTWTTLTEWVHDEPMTPTSPAFLLHQKAEDGNGKLARGLAPHLPAPTAFEDWHWATQLNQARAVAFGVEHFRSHWPRTAGALVWQLNDCWPVTSWAAIDGDERPKPLFYALKHAFAPRLLTVQPRDGVDALIAVNDTDEVWTSEVVLERQTFAGDVLAAVKLPLDVPARSVARLDLAADLVTPGDPEGEVLVVSTADARAAHLFREDVDLSYDPAPLTAEVRRVAEGYRVDVTASSFARDVAVLADRVAPDAVADDTLVSIPAGGTHSFLVRTATEVADPSAFTGPLVLRSANGLCAVRT, from the coding sequence ATGATCCGCACGACCTTGCACGACGGGTGGCGCCTGAGCGCGGTGGGCGGGCCGGTCCCGGCGGCCGTCGCCGACCGCGAGGTTCCCGCCGTCGTTCCCGGCAGCACGCACCTCGACCTCCTCGCCGCGGGCCTCATCCCCGAGCCGTACCTGGACACGAACGAGACCGAGCTGGCCTGGATGCACCGCGCCGACTGGCGCTACGCCCTCACCTTCGAGGCCGAGGCGGCCGGGGGCGGCGAGAAGGTCGAGCTGGCGTTCGACGGCCTGGACACCGTCGCCACCGTCGAGCTGAACGGCCACGTGCTCGGCCGCACCGCGAACATGTTCCGCTCGTACCGCTTCGACGTGCGCGGGCACCTGCGGGACGGCGCGAACGAGCTCGTCGTCACCTTCCGCTCCGCCCTCGCCCACGCCGAGGAGCAGGAGGAGGCGCTGGGCCGGCGGGACCGCGCCTACCCGCACCCGATGAACGCCGTCCGCAAGATGGCCTGTTCGTTCGGCTGGGACTGGGGCCCCGACCTGCAGACCGCGGGCATCTGGAAGCCGGTCCGGCTGGAGCGCTGGACCGAGGCGCGGTTGGCGCAGGTCCGCCCGCTGGTCACGGTGGACGAGGACGGCACGGGCCGGGTCGAGGTGCACGTGGCGGTCGACCGCGCCGCCGCCGACGCCGACCTGACCGCGATCGCCACCGTGGACGGCGTCGAGCGGCGCGTCCGGGTCGAGGGCGACTCCGCCGTGGTGACCGTCGAGGTGCCGCGGGTCGACCTCTGGTGGCCCGTGGGTTACGGCGACCACCCCCTCTACGACCTGCACGTCGTCCTCCAGTCCGGTGGCGAGGACGTGGACGGCGCCGAGCGCCGCATCGGCTTCCGCACCATCACCGTGGACACCGAGCCGGACGAGATCGGCGCCCCGTTCACCTTCGTCGTGAACGGCAAGCCGGTGTTCGCCAAGGGCGCGAACTGGATCCCAGACGACCACTTCCTCACCCGCGTCACCCGCGACCGCCTGGTCCGCCGGGTCGAGCAGGCCCTCGACGCCAACATGAACATGCTCCGGATCTGGGGCGGCGGCATCTACGAGACCGAGGACTTCTACGACGTCTGCGACGAGCGCGGCGTGCTGGTCTGGCAGGACTTCCTGTTCGCCTGCGCCGCCTACGCCGAGGAGTCGCCGCTGTGGGAGGAGGTCGAGGCCGAGGCGCGCGAGAACGTCGCCCGGCTGACCTCGCACGCCTCCCTGGCGCTGTGGAACGGCAACAACGAGAACCTGTGGGGCTTCGCCGACTGGGGCTGGCAGGAGCAGCTGCGGGGCCGCAGCTGGGGCCTGCGCTACTACACCGAGCTGCTGCCCTCGATCGTCGCCGAGCTGGACCCGACCAGGCACTACTCGCCCGGCAGCCCGTACAGCCCCGGCGACCTGCACCCGAACGAGGACACCCACGGCACGCGGCACGAGTGGGAGGTGTGGAACCGGGTGGACTACGCGCACTACCGCGACGCCACGCCCCGGTTCTGCTCGGAGTTCGGCTTCCAGGGGCCGCCGACCTGGACGACGCTCACCGAGTGGGTGCACGACGAGCCGATGACGCCGACCTCGCCCGCGTTCCTGCTGCACCAGAAGGCCGAGGACGGCAACGGCAAGCTGGCCCGCGGCCTCGCGCCGCACCTGCCCGCGCCCACCGCGTTCGAGGACTGGCACTGGGCGACCCAGCTCAACCAGGCCCGCGCGGTCGCGTTCGGCGTCGAGCACTTCCGCTCGCACTGGCCCCGCACGGCGGGCGCGCTGGTCTGGCAGCTCAACGACTGCTGGCCGGTCACCTCGTGGGCCGCGATCGACGGCGACGAGCGGCCCAAGCCGCTGTTCTACGCGCTCAAGCACGCCTTCGCGCCCCGCCTGCTCACCGTGCAGCCGCGCGACGGGGTGGACGCGCTGATCGCCGTCAACGACACCGACGAGGTCTGGACCAGCGAAGTCGTCCTGGAGCGCCAGACCTTCGCCGGTGACGTGCTCGCGGCGGTTAAACTCCCGCTCGACGTGCCGGCCCGTTCGGTGGCGCGGCTCGACCTGGCGGCCGACTTGGTCACGCCGGGCGACCCGGAGGGGGAGGTGCTGGTGGTGAGCACGGCCGACGCGCGCGCCGCGCACCTGTTCCGGGAGGACGTCGACCTGTCCTACGACCCCGCGCCGCTGACCGCCGAGGTGCGCCGGGTGGCCGAGGGCTACCGGGTGGACGTCACCGCGTCCTCCTTCGCCCGCGACGTCGCCGTGCTGGCCGACCGGGTCGCGCCGGACGCCGTCGCGGACGACACCCTGGTGTCGATCCCCGCCGGCGGGACGCACTCGTTCCTGGTCCGGACCGCGACCGAGGTGGCCGACCCGTCGGCGTTCACCGGCCCGCTGGTGCTGCGCTCGGCCAACGGCCTGTGCGCGGTGCGCACGTGA
- a CDS encoding LacI family DNA-binding transcriptional regulator, with translation MTTGSVGLVLARPARLLGAEPFFMEFIAGIEERLAERDRSVLLHIVSTEDAEIAAYRRWAAGGVVDAVVVVNRTVDDHRPAVLREMGLPALYVGEPDELAVPAVRTDDAGPVREALAYLLDLGHRRVARVSGPETLLHTRARTAALLEGCAEAGIEPVVLEGDYSEESGAKLTTALLNAPEPPTAILYDNDVMAVAGLNAAKELGVTVPDRLSLVAWDDSSLCRLASPALTTMSVDVHQFGVSVAESVLELVDGVEVAERWSPRPTLIARESTR, from the coding sequence GTGACCACCGGCTCCGTCGGCCTCGTCCTGGCCCGCCCCGCGCGGCTGCTGGGCGCGGAGCCGTTCTTCATGGAGTTCATCGCGGGCATCGAGGAGCGGCTGGCCGAGCGCGACCGCTCGGTGCTGCTGCACATCGTGTCCACCGAGGACGCCGAGATCGCCGCCTACCGCCGGTGGGCGGCGGGCGGCGTGGTCGACGCGGTCGTGGTGGTGAACCGGACGGTGGACGACCACCGCCCGGCCGTGCTGCGGGAGATGGGCCTGCCCGCGCTGTACGTCGGCGAGCCGGACGAGCTGGCCGTGCCCGCCGTCCGCACCGACGACGCCGGTCCCGTGCGCGAGGCGCTGGCGTACCTGCTCGACCTCGGGCACCGCCGCGTCGCGCGGGTCAGCGGCCCGGAGACCCTGCTGCACACCCGCGCCCGCACGGCCGCCCTGCTCGAAGGCTGCGCGGAGGCGGGCATCGAGCCCGTGGTGCTGGAGGGCGACTACTCCGAGGAGTCCGGCGCCAAGCTCACCACGGCGCTGCTCAACGCGCCCGAGCCGCCCACCGCGATCCTGTACGACAACGACGTGATGGCCGTCGCGGGCCTGAACGCCGCCAAGGAGCTGGGCGTCACCGTGCCCGACCGGCTCAGCCTGGTCGCCTGGGACGACTCGTCGCTGTGCCGCCTCGCGTCGCCCGCCCTGACCACGATGAGCGTCGACGTGCACCAGTTCGGCGTCAGCGTGGCCGAGTCGGTGCTGGAGCTGGTCGACGGCGTCGAGGTCGCCGAGCGCTGGTCGCCCAGGCCCACGCTCATCGCGCGGGAAAGCACTCGTTAA
- the mgrA gene encoding L-glyceraldehyde 3-phosphate reductase — translation MTYDAASARYDAMPYRRSGRSGLKLPAVSLGLWHNFGHDKPLDGQRAILRRAFDLGVTHFDLANNYGPPAGGAEENFGRLFAEDFRAHRDEVLVSTKAGYHMWDGPYGEWGSRKHLISSLDQSLARLGLDHVDIFYHHRPDPETPIEETMGALDAVVRQGKALYVGISNYSAEQTLEAARVLRELGTPLLIHQPSYSMLNRWVEDGLLDALAEVGAGSIAFSPLAQGVLTDRYLDGVPVDSRAAGASPFLSEANLTEATLAKVRALNDVAKRRGQTLAQLAIAWVLRNVTSALIGASSVKQLEDNVAATANLAFEADELAEIERHL, via the coding sequence ATGACCTACGACGCCGCTTCGGCGCGGTACGACGCCATGCCCTACCGCCGGTCCGGTCGCAGCGGGCTCAAGCTGCCCGCCGTGTCGCTCGGCCTGTGGCACAACTTCGGCCACGACAAGCCGCTGGACGGCCAGCGGGCGATCCTGCGCCGCGCGTTCGACCTGGGCGTGACGCACTTCGACCTGGCCAACAACTACGGCCCGCCCGCCGGCGGCGCGGAGGAGAACTTCGGCAGGCTGTTCGCCGAGGACTTCCGGGCGCACCGGGACGAGGTCCTGGTGTCCACGAAGGCCGGCTACCACATGTGGGACGGCCCGTACGGCGAGTGGGGCTCGCGCAAGCACCTGATCAGCTCGCTGGACCAGTCGCTGGCCAGGCTGGGCCTGGACCACGTGGACATCTTCTACCACCACCGGCCGGACCCGGAGACTCCGATCGAGGAGACGATGGGCGCGCTGGACGCCGTGGTGCGGCAGGGCAAGGCGCTGTACGTCGGCATCTCGAACTACTCGGCGGAGCAGACGCTGGAAGCCGCGCGGGTGCTGCGCGAGCTGGGCACCCCGCTGCTGATCCACCAGCCGTCCTACTCGATGCTCAACCGGTGGGTCGAGGACGGGCTGCTGGACGCGCTGGCCGAGGTCGGCGCGGGCAGCATCGCGTTCTCGCCCCTGGCGCAGGGGGTGCTGACCGACCGCTACCTCGACGGCGTGCCGGTCGACTCGCGGGCGGCGGGCGCGTCGCCGTTCCTGTCCGAGGCGAACCTGACCGAGGCGACGCTGGCGAAGGTGCGCGCGCTCAACGACGTCGCGAAGCGGCGCGGGCAGACGCTGGCGCAGCTCGCCATCGCGTGGGTGCTGCGCAACGTCACGTCGGCGCTGATCGGCGCTTCGAGCGTGAAGCAGCTGGAGGACAACGTCGCCGCGACGGCGAACCTGGCGTTCGAGGCCGACGAGCTGGCCGAGATCGAGCGGCACCTCTGA
- a CDS encoding ROK family protein, protein MGQAIDPVAVAVDIGGTKLAGALVGVDGAVVARRTTPTPAGDAETVWRGLAGVLGELLALAAGRVVLGAGIASAAPMDLRTGTISPVNIPGWRDFPITARVGDLLPGLPVRLGGDALCMALAEHHHGNGRGSECLLGMVVSTGIGGGFVFGGRPHFGVTGNAGHVGHFVVDPAGPPCGCGANGCSEAVASGPSMVRWALAQGWQPPGGAADGVALAAAARAGDPTARAAFHRCGAAVAQVITVAAALCEIDRVVIGGGVAQAWDLLEPAVTGPLADHAGLDFMRRVDVCPATLGVDSGLIGAAALLADERAPSVPARI, encoded by the coding sequence ATGGGGCAAGCAATCGACCCGGTCGCGGTCGCCGTCGACATCGGCGGCACCAAGCTCGCCGGGGCGCTGGTCGGGGTGGACGGCGCCGTGGTGGCCCGCCGCACCACGCCGACGCCCGCCGGTGACGCCGAGACCGTCTGGCGCGGCCTCGCGGGCGTGCTGGGCGAACTCCTCGCCCTCGCCGCCGGTCGCGTCGTGCTCGGCGCGGGCATCGCCTCGGCCGCCCCGATGGACCTGCGCACCGGCACGATCAGCCCGGTCAACATCCCCGGCTGGCGCGACTTCCCGATCACCGCGCGGGTCGGCGACCTGCTGCCCGGCCTGCCGGTGCGGCTCGGCGGCGACGCGCTGTGCATGGCGCTGGCCGAGCACCACCACGGCAACGGCCGGGGCAGCGAGTGCCTGCTCGGCATGGTCGTGTCCACCGGCATCGGCGGCGGGTTCGTGTTCGGCGGCCGGCCGCACTTCGGCGTCACCGGCAACGCGGGCCACGTCGGGCACTTCGTGGTCGACCCGGCCGGCCCGCCGTGCGGCTGCGGCGCGAACGGCTGCTCCGAGGCCGTCGCCAGCGGGCCGTCGATGGTGCGCTGGGCGTTGGCGCAGGGCTGGCAGCCGCCGGGCGGCGCCGCGGACGGCGTCGCGCTGGCCGCCGCCGCGCGGGCGGGCGACCCGACCGCGCGGGCGGCGTTCCACCGCTGCGGCGCGGCCGTCGCCCAGGTCATCACGGTCGCCGCCGCGCTGTGCGAGATCGACCGCGTGGTCATCGGCGGCGGTGTGGCGCAGGCGTGGGACCTGCTCGAACCCGCCGTCACCGGTCCGCTCGCGGACCACGCGGGACTGGACTTCATGCGCCGGGTCGACGTGTGCCCGGCGACGTTGGGCGTCGACTCCGGCCTGATCGGCGCGGCGGCCCTGCTCGCCGACGAACGGGCCCCGTCCGTGCCCGCCCGGATCTGA
- the manA gene encoding mannose-6-phosphate isomerase, class I gives MRKLDTVIREYHWGSRTALADLLGEPSPSAAPQAELWVGAHPDDPSRLAGSGVPLDAHLAANPAGLLGPRSLAAFGPRLPFLLKVLAVDAPLSLQVHPDREQAAVGFAEHGYRDDRAKPEVLLALTEFETLSGFRHPADAVALLDVLDLPALAPLRAALSVGDTGGALRWALHTADADLVVQVAGAAARVPALAHIAPLAEVYPADAGVVAALLLNAVTLRPGQAVHVGAGVLHAHLRGTGVELMANSDNVLRAGLTTKPVDVRAVLALVDHSSGPATVLDGEGEGPLRTYRTPDPEFRLHRVRPGALLPGDGPQLLLCTRGFIAVRRAGEEVALAGGESAFLPHSPDAAEVAGDGEAFWATTNLPG, from the coding sequence GTGCGCAAGCTGGACACCGTCATCCGCGAGTACCACTGGGGTTCGCGGACCGCGCTCGCCGACCTGCTCGGCGAGCCGTCGCCGAGCGCCGCGCCGCAGGCCGAGCTGTGGGTGGGCGCGCACCCGGACGACCCGTCCCGGCTGGCCGGCAGCGGCGTGCCGCTGGACGCCCACCTGGCCGCCAACCCCGCCGGGCTGCTCGGCCCGCGCAGCCTGGCCGCGTTCGGCCCGCGCCTGCCGTTCCTGCTGAAGGTGCTGGCCGTGGACGCGCCGCTGTCGCTGCAGGTGCACCCGGACCGCGAGCAGGCCGCGGTCGGGTTCGCCGAGCACGGCTACCGCGACGACCGGGCCAAGCCGGAGGTCCTGCTCGCGCTGACCGAGTTCGAGACCCTGTCGGGCTTCCGCCACCCCGCCGACGCGGTGGCGCTGCTGGACGTGCTGGACCTCCCGGCACTCGCGCCGCTGCGGGCCGCGCTGTCGGTCGGCGACACGGGGGGCGCGTTGCGCTGGGCGTTGCACACGGCCGACGCCGACCTGGTCGTCCAAGTGGCCGGCGCGGCGGCCCGCGTGCCCGCGCTCGCGCACATCGCGCCGCTGGCCGAGGTCTACCCGGCGGACGCGGGCGTGGTGGCGGCGTTGCTGCTCAACGCGGTGACGCTGCGGCCGGGCCAGGCCGTCCACGTCGGCGCGGGCGTGCTGCACGCGCACCTGCGCGGCACCGGCGTGGAGCTGATGGCGAACTCCGACAACGTGCTGCGCGCCGGGCTGACCACCAAGCCGGTGGACGTGCGCGCCGTGCTGGCGCTGGTCGACCACAGCAGTGGCCCCGCCACCGTGCTCGACGGTGAAGGCGAAGGTCCACTGAGGACTTACCGGACGCCGGACCCGGAGTTCCGCCTGCACCGCGTGCGGCCAGGGGCCCTGCTGCCCGGCGACGGGCCTCAACTCCTGCTGTGCACCAGGGGTTTCATCGCCGTCCGCCGTGCGGGCGAAGAGGTGGCGCTGGCCGGCGGCGAGTCGGCCTTCCTGCCGCACAGCCCGGACGCGGCCGAGGTCGCGGGCGACGGCGAGGCGTTCTGGGCCACCACGAACCTCCCCGGCTGA
- a CDS encoding lytic polysaccharide monooxygenase, protein MTFRRGLRSVIGVFSSVLAVLAAGLVALVGTSGVASAHGSVTDPPSRNYGCYQRWGSDHLNPNMGQTDPMCAQAWKADPNTMWNWNGLYRNGVGGNHQGALPNGQLCSGGLAEGGRYRSLDAVGAWNVANKPRQFTLTITDQARHGADYLRIYITRQGVNTATTPLRWSDLELVTSTGRYGTTGLYQAQVNAGSRTGRHVVFTIWQASHMDQAYYLCSDVNFQ, encoded by the coding sequence ATGACCTTCCGACGCGGTCTCCGCTCGGTAATCGGCGTCTTCAGCTCGGTCCTGGCGGTCCTCGCCGCCGGCCTCGTGGCCCTGGTCGGCACGTCGGGCGTGGCCAGCGCTCACGGCTCGGTCACCGACCCGCCGTCGCGCAACTACGGCTGCTACCAGCGCTGGGGCAGCGACCACCTGAACCCGAACATGGGTCAGACCGACCCGATGTGCGCCCAGGCCTGGAAGGCCGACCCGAACACGATGTGGAACTGGAACGGCCTGTACCGCAACGGCGTCGGCGGCAACCACCAGGGCGCCCTGCCGAACGGCCAGCTCTGCAGCGGTGGCCTGGCCGAGGGTGGCCGGTACCGGTCCCTCGACGCCGTCGGCGCGTGGAACGTCGCCAACAAGCCGCGTCAGTTCACCCTGACGATCACGGACCAGGCGAGGCACGGCGCGGACTACCTCCGCATCTACATCACCCGCCAGGGCGTGAACACGGCCACCACGCCGCTGCGCTGGAGCGACCTGGAGCTGGTCACCTCGACCGGCCGCTACGGCACCACCGGCCTCTACCAGGCCCAGGTGAACGCGGGCAGCCGCACCGGCCGCCACGTGGTGTTCACGATCTGGCAGGCCAGCCACATGGACCAGGCGTACTACCTCTGCAGTGACGTGAACTTCCAGTAG
- a CDS encoding nucleoside deaminase translates to MSLRRAIELATEAREAGNPPFGSLLVGPGGEVLAEERNTSVTDGDITAHPELKLARWAARELAPEVAAGTTMFTSCQPCGMCVGAIERSGLGRVVYALSTEQLNALKPGGGFAPVPQEGPSLLEEASAAVAGYYR, encoded by the coding sequence ATGAGCTTGCGCAGGGCGATCGAGCTGGCGACCGAGGCCAGGGAGGCGGGCAACCCGCCGTTCGGCTCGTTGCTGGTGGGGCCGGGCGGCGAGGTGCTGGCGGAGGAGCGCAACACCAGCGTGACCGACGGCGACATCACGGCGCACCCGGAGCTGAAGCTGGCCCGGTGGGCGGCGCGGGAACTGGCGCCGGAGGTGGCGGCCGGCACGACGATGTTCACCAGTTGCCAGCCGTGCGGGATGTGCGTCGGCGCGATCGAGCGGTCCGGGCTGGGCCGGGTGGTGTACGCCCTGTCGACCGAACAGCTCAACGCGTTGAAGCCGGGCGGCGGCTTCGCCCCCGTGCCGCAGGAGGGGCCGTCGTTGCTGGAGGAGGCGAGCGCGGCGGTGGCCGGTTACTACCGCTGA
- a CDS encoding LLM class flavin-dependent oxidoreductase: MQIGVNVPNFGPGTSPEVLRRWALTVEGLGFDLLMVSDHVAVTPDVAEQYPAPFYEPFTALAWLAGVTSRIRLGTTVLVLPYRHPLLVARMAANLDELSGGRFVLGVGVGWARQEYEALGVRFADRGRLTDEGLRVLRSAWADASDYRAGRIPIWVGGHSDAALRRAVRLGDAWHGLRLTPSAFREAVGRLGSIAEAEGKPLPALTPRILLNITSDEVGPERRLGEGTVDQVVGDLAELRSLGAEAVVLDPFVGDPQETVHPEVAWQALATVRKEFR, from the coding sequence GTGCAAATCGGTGTGAACGTGCCGAACTTCGGCCCTGGGACCTCACCGGAGGTGCTGCGGCGGTGGGCGTTGACGGTCGAGGGGCTCGGCTTCGACCTGTTGATGGTGTCCGACCACGTGGCGGTGACGCCGGACGTGGCCGAGCAGTACCCGGCCCCGTTCTACGAGCCGTTCACCGCGCTGGCGTGGCTGGCCGGGGTGACGTCGCGGATCAGGCTCGGGACCACCGTGCTGGTGCTGCCGTACCGGCACCCGCTGCTGGTGGCGCGGATGGCGGCGAACCTGGACGAGCTGTCCGGCGGGCGGTTCGTGCTCGGCGTCGGGGTCGGGTGGGCGCGGCAGGAGTACGAGGCCCTGGGCGTGCGGTTCGCCGACCGGGGCCGGTTGACCGACGAGGGGCTGCGAGTGCTGCGGTCGGCGTGGGCGGACGCGTCCGACTACCGGGCCGGGCGCATCCCGATCTGGGTCGGCGGGCACTCCGACGCGGCGCTGCGGCGGGCCGTCCGGCTCGGGGACGCCTGGCACGGCCTGCGCCTCACGCCTTCGGCGTTCCGGGAGGCGGTGGGGCGGTTGGGGTCCATCGCGGAGGCGGAGGGGAAGCCGTTGCCCGCCTTGACCCCTCGCATCCTCTTGAACATCACGTCCGACGAGGTCGGGCCGGAGCGGCGGTTGGGCGAGGGGACGGTGGACCAGGTCGTCGGCGACCTGGCGGAGCTGCGCTCGCTCGGCGCCGAGGCCGTGGTGCTGGACCCGTTCGTCGGCGATCCGCAGGAGACCGTTCACCCCGAAGTGGCATGGCAGGCGCTGGCCACCGTGCGGAAGGAGTTCCGATGA
- a CDS encoding Lrp/AsnC family transcriptional regulator produces MTASLDPTDWAILGELQRDGRIALSELGRRVNLSASATTERVRRLESTGVITGYRAEVDLGRVGYAVLAVVRLKYPGNRHEPLHALLAERPEILECLRTTGDDCYTLKVAATSMAHLEQVVNDLTGFGSTTTNIVYSQTLPYRGVSAG; encoded by the coding sequence ATGACCGCAAGTCTCGATCCGACCGACTGGGCCATCCTCGGCGAGCTGCAGCGCGACGGCCGGATCGCGCTCAGCGAGCTGGGCCGCCGGGTCAACCTCAGCGCCTCGGCCACCACCGAACGCGTCCGCCGGCTGGAGTCGACCGGCGTCATCACCGGCTACCGGGCCGAGGTCGACCTGGGCCGGGTCGGCTACGCGGTGCTCGCCGTCGTCCGCCTGAAGTACCCCGGCAACCGGCACGAGCCGCTGCACGCGCTCCTCGCCGAGCGCCCGGAGATCCTGGAGTGCCTGCGCACCACCGGTGACGACTGCTACACGCTCAAGGTCGCGGCGACGTCCATGGCGCACCTGGAGCAGGTGGTCAACGACCTGACCGGCTTCGGCAGCACGACCACCAACATCGTCTACAGCCAGACCCTGCCGTACCGGGGCGTGTCCGCCGGCTAG